From Streptomyces durmitorensis, a single genomic window includes:
- a CDS encoding LysR family transcriptional regulator: MPTRDLDPRLLRAFVAVSEELHFTRAAARLYVAQQALSRDVRRLERELGAELFVRTTRQVTPTAEGERLLPYARRVLEAQDDLTAAFARGGGSGRAARPLLVDLNSPGLICGRILERARELAPDCELMARFESGLTGAAAEIVAGRLDVSFGRYAGLEPALRARLAQQPVRYEPMAVLLPLGHPLAERDAVPLGALAGESVYAGAGNPRTLEWTDLAHRLFEGRGIAVAPPAPLAVGAEEFGRIMAKNRTPVLAAVDFPAMPESVLRPLIDPVPLSPVSLVWRKGLVHPGVDALRAAAAELSAAEGWLRRPEDGWVPATDALIMMSLD, from the coding sequence ATGCCGACGCGTGACCTGGACCCCCGCCTCCTGCGCGCCTTCGTGGCCGTCTCCGAGGAGCTGCACTTCACGCGGGCCGCCGCCAGGCTGTACGTCGCCCAGCAGGCGCTCAGCCGTGATGTGCGGCGCCTGGAGCGGGAGTTGGGGGCCGAGCTGTTCGTGCGGACCACCCGGCAGGTCACGCCGACGGCCGAGGGGGAGCGGCTGCTGCCGTACGCGCGGCGGGTCCTTGAGGCGCAGGACGACCTGACGGCCGCCTTCGCGCGGGGCGGGGGATCTGGGCGCGCGGCCCGCCCGCTGCTCGTGGACCTGAACAGCCCGGGGCTCATCTGCGGGCGCATCCTGGAGCGGGCCCGCGAACTCGCCCCGGACTGCGAGCTGATGGCCCGCTTCGAGAGTGGACTCACCGGGGCCGCTGCCGAGATCGTCGCGGGGCGGCTCGACGTCTCCTTCGGGCGGTACGCGGGGCTCGAACCGGCGCTGCGGGCGCGGCTCGCCCAGCAGCCCGTGCGCTACGAGCCGATGGCGGTCCTGCTGCCGCTGGGGCACCCCTTGGCCGAGCGGGACGCGGTGCCGCTCGGCGCGCTCGCGGGGGAGAGCGTGTACGCGGGTGCGGGAAACCCCCGGACGCTGGAGTGGACCGACCTGGCGCACCGCCTTTTCGAGGGACGCGGGATCGCGGTGGCGCCGCCCGCGCCCCTCGCCGTGGGAGCCGAGGAGTTCGGGCGGATCATGGCCAAGAACAGGACCCCCGTGCTCGCCGCGGTGGACTTTCCGGCCATGCCCGAGTCGGTCCTGCGGCCCTTGATCGACCCCGTGCCCCTGTCGCCCGTGTCCCTGGTGTGGAGAAAGGGGCTCGTGCACCCGGGTGTCGACGCTCTGCGCGCGGCGGCGGCCGAGCTCTCCGCCGCCGAGGGCTGGCTGCGCAGGCCCGAAGACGGGTGGGTTCCGGCCACAGATGCACTCATCATGATGAGCCTGGACTGA
- a CDS encoding glycosyltransferase, with protein sequence MNSRTNRGRSAGSRNSHAQPRGGGGRRRAQPARGAKRRRVPLRYLLPLLLLVALMAMLMLRGYTHSEILADHRVRPPAATDKVPAKVLEGGGPVIDTRGGHEETLSVPHHRLVLTFDDGPDPEWTPKVLDVLKKHHAHGVFFVTGTMASRYPDLVERMVDEGHEVGLHTFNHPDLSYQSSSRIDWELSQNQLALAGSAGIRTSLFRPPYSSFSDAMDNKSWPVTKYIGSRGYLTVVNNTDSEDWKRPGVAEIIRRATPKNGNGAVVLMHDSGGDRSQTVAALDTFLPDLQDKGYRFTNLTEALDSPSAHAPVTGIDLWKGKAWVFLVGASEKVTGVLVVALAVIGSLVMLRFGLMLLLSAVHARKVRKKGFRWGPDITEPVSVLVPAYNEAKCIEATVRSLMTSDHPIEIIVIDDGSSDGTALIVEGLRLPNVRVVRQQNAGKPAALNRGIANARYDLIVMMDGDTVFEQSTVRELVQPFGDPRVGAVAGNAKVGNRDSLIGAWQHIEYVMGFNLDRRMYDMLGCMPTIPGAVGAFRRSALERVGGMSDDTLAEDTDITMAMHRDGWRVVYAEKARAWTEAPETVQQLWSQRYRWSYGTMQAIWKHRRSLIESGPSGRFGRVGMPLVSLFMVLAPLLAPLIDVFLLYGLVFGPTQKTIVAWLGVLAVQAVCAAYAFRLDRERMTHLISLPLQQILYRQLMYVVLLQSWITALTGGRLRWQKLRRTGVLGSPPSIPQQRTGSPDRRPVA encoded by the coding sequence ATGAACTCCCGCACCAACAGGGGCCGGTCAGCCGGCTCCAGGAACAGTCACGCCCAGCCCCGGGGCGGTGGCGGCCGACGCCGCGCGCAGCCGGCCCGCGGCGCCAAGCGGCGCAGGGTCCCCCTGCGCTATCTCCTGCCCCTGCTCCTCCTGGTCGCCCTGATGGCGATGCTCATGCTGCGCGGCTACACGCACAGCGAGATCCTCGCCGACCACCGCGTGCGCCCGCCCGCGGCCACCGACAAGGTGCCGGCGAAGGTACTCGAAGGGGGCGGCCCGGTCATCGACACCCGCGGCGGCCACGAGGAGACGCTGAGCGTCCCCCACCACCGCCTCGTGCTGACCTTCGACGACGGCCCGGACCCGGAGTGGACCCCCAAGGTCCTCGACGTACTGAAGAAGCACCACGCGCACGGCGTCTTCTTCGTCACCGGCACGATGGCCTCGCGCTACCCCGACCTGGTCGAGCGCATGGTGGACGAGGGCCACGAGGTCGGCCTGCACACGTTCAACCACCCTGACCTCTCGTACCAGTCCTCCAGCCGCATCGACTGGGAGCTCTCGCAGAACCAGCTCGCCCTCGCGGGCTCCGCGGGCATCCGCACCTCCCTCTTCCGCCCGCCCTACTCCTCGTTCTCCGACGCCATGGACAACAAGTCCTGGCCGGTCACGAAGTACATCGGCAGCCGCGGGTACCTCACGGTCGTCAACAACACCGACAGCGAGGACTGGAAGCGCCCCGGCGTCGCCGAGATCATCCGCCGCGCCACGCCCAAGAACGGCAACGGCGCCGTGGTCCTGATGCACGACTCCGGAGGCGACCGCTCGCAGACGGTCGCCGCGCTCGACACCTTCCTGCCCGATCTGCAGGACAAGGGCTACCGCTTCACGAACCTCACCGAGGCCCTGGACTCGCCCAGCGCGCACGCGCCGGTCACCGGCATAGATCTGTGGAAGGGCAAGGCCTGGGTCTTCCTGGTCGGCGCATCGGAGAAGGTCACCGGCGTACTCGTCGTCGCCCTCGCCGTCATCGGCTCGCTGGTCATGCTCCGCTTCGGCCTGATGCTGCTGCTCTCCGCGGTGCACGCGCGCAAGGTGCGCAAGAAGGGCTTCCGCTGGGGCCCGGACATCACCGAACCGGTGTCGGTTCTCGTGCCCGCCTACAACGAAGCCAAGTGCATCGAGGCCACGGTCCGTTCACTCATGACGAGCGACCACCCCATCGAGATCATCGTTATCGACGACGGCTCGTCGGACGGCACCGCGCTCATCGTCGAGGGCCTTCGCCTGCCGAACGTACGCGTCGTGCGCCAGCAGAACGCGGGCAAGCCCGCCGCGCTCAACCGCGGCATAGCCAACGCCCGTTACGACCTCATCGTGATGATGGACGGCGACACGGTCTTCGAGCAGTCCACCGTGCGCGAGCTGGTGCAGCCGTTCGGCGACCCGCGCGTGGGCGCCGTCGCGGGCAACGCGAAGGTCGGCAACAGGGATTCGCTGATCGGCGCCTGGCAGCACATCGAGTACGTGATGGGCTTCAACCTCGACCGCCGGATGTACGACATGCTCGGCTGCATGCCGACCATCCCCGGCGCCGTGGGAGCCTTCCGGCGCTCGGCCCTGGAGCGGGTCGGCGGCATGAGTGACGACACGCTCGCCGAGGACACCGACATCACGATGGCGATGCACCGGGACGGCTGGCGGGTCGTGTACGCCGAGAAGGCGCGCGCGTGGACCGAGGCGCCGGAGACGGTGCAGCAGCTGTGGTCCCAGCGCTACCGCTGGTCGTACGGCACGATGCAGGCGATCTGGAAGCACCGCCGCTCGCTGATCGAGTCGGGTCCATCGGGCCGCTTCGGCCGGGTGGGCATGCCGCTGGTGTCGCTCTTCATGGTCCTCGCGCCGCTCCTTGCCCCGCTGATCGACGTATTCCTCCTCTACGGCCTGGTCTTCGGCCCCACCCAGAAGACGATCGTCGCGTGGCTCGGCGTGCTCGCCGTCCAGGCGGTGTGCGCGGCGTACGCCTTCCGGCTCGACCGCGAGCGCATGACCCATCTGATCTCGCTGCCCCTCCAGCAGATCCTCTACCGGCAGCTGATGTACGTCGTGCTGCTCCAGTCCTGGATCACCGCCCTGACCGGAGGCCGCCTTCGCTGGCAGAAGCTCCGGCGCACGGGGGTCCTTGGATCGCCGCCCTCGATTCCGCAGCAGCGGACGGGCAGCCCTGACCGGAGGCCCGTCGCATGA
- a CDS encoding acyltransferase family protein: MTYPTQPLPQVPPPPGLAVTPVGPAPVPAPAAPAAPAAPKKPGRDRYFDVLRSLALVRVVIYHLFGWAWLTILFPSMGVMFALAGALMARSLKRPAWGVIRGRIRRLLPPMWAFSAVALFLLFYGGWNVSKDPDHGGTWGLVSMVNYVFPIGAPPFPWHIGDKAGLLEDTWPAQAAGPLWYIRAYLWFVIASPLLLWAFRKVPWATLFAPLALTAVLTTEIVKIPGETGNAVSDFAVYGSCWILGIAHQEGVLARVPRYVAVSVSALIMAFGLWWASGHLGPDGWDLNDIPLAQAAWSFGFVVILFQYSPSWQELPGRLKRWDKLITLSNNRAVTIYLWHNLLIMATVPIIDMAYDLPFMEDERWSSALDSTYMLWMTVLVWPLIGLMVMAVGWIEDFAAKRSPRLWPNGAKSRRSAVPSRGGARGGGARGGSRGGSHRG, encoded by the coding sequence ATGACCTATCCCACGCAGCCACTGCCCCAGGTGCCGCCGCCTCCCGGCCTCGCGGTGACCCCGGTCGGCCCCGCACCCGTCCCAGCCCCCGCTGCTCCCGCTGCCCCCGCGGCGCCCAAGAAGCCGGGCCGCGACCGCTACTTCGACGTGCTGCGGTCGCTCGCCCTGGTCCGCGTCGTCATCTACCACCTGTTCGGCTGGGCCTGGCTGACGATCCTCTTCCCCTCCATGGGCGTGATGTTCGCCCTGGCGGGCGCGCTGATGGCCCGCTCCCTGAAGCGCCCGGCGTGGGGCGTGATCAGAGGCCGAATACGCCGACTGCTCCCGCCCATGTGGGCGTTCAGCGCGGTCGCGCTGTTCCTGCTCTTCTACGGCGGCTGGAACGTCAGCAAGGACCCGGACCACGGGGGCACGTGGGGCCTGGTCAGCATGGTCAACTACGTCTTCCCGATCGGCGCCCCGCCCTTCCCCTGGCACATCGGGGACAAGGCGGGCCTCCTGGAGGACACCTGGCCGGCGCAGGCCGCGGGCCCGCTCTGGTACATCCGCGCGTACCTCTGGTTCGTGATCGCCTCGCCGCTGCTGCTGTGGGCGTTCCGCAAGGTGCCGTGGGCGACGCTGTTCGCGCCGCTCGCCCTGACGGCGGTGCTCACCACGGAGATCGTCAAGATCCCCGGTGAGACGGGCAACGCGGTCTCGGACTTCGCGGTGTACGGCAGTTGCTGGATCCTCGGCATCGCCCACCAGGAGGGCGTCCTCGCCCGCGTCCCGCGCTACGTGGCGGTGTCGGTCTCGGCGCTGATCATGGCCTTCGGCCTGTGGTGGGCGTCGGGCCATCTGGGCCCCGACGGCTGGGACCTGAACGACATCCCCCTCGCCCAGGCGGCGTGGTCCTTCGGCTTCGTGGTCATCCTCTTCCAGTACTCGCCCTCGTGGCAGGAGCTGCCGGGCCGTCTGAAGCGCTGGGACAAGCTCATCACCCTCTCCAACAACCGAGCGGTGACGATCTATCTCTGGCACAACCTGCTGATCATGGCCACGGTGCCGATCATCGACATGGCGTACGACCTGCCGTTCATGGAGGACGAGCGCTGGAGCTCGGCGCTGGACTCCACGTACATGCTGTGGATGACGGTCCTGGTCTGGCCGTTGATCGGCCTGATGGTGATGGCCGTGGGCTGGATCGAGGACTTCGCGGCGAAGCGGAGTCCGAGGCTCTGGCCCAACGGGGCGAAGTCGCGGCGCTCGGCGGTGCCTTCGCGGGGCGGTGCGCGGGGCGGCGGTGCGCGGGGCGGTTCGCGAGGCGGTTCACACCGGGGCTGA
- a CDS encoding RICIN domain-containing protein — MFRRARRPLLAAILSVVWLVAAGLPAHAAPVTVTNGTQFTDTTGDGVHAHGGGAVKVGDFYYWFGENRHADNTFKAVSVYRSSDLKTWEFRKNVLTQESDPELSVANIERPKVIYNSETGKFVMWMHKENGKDYTESRTAVAVSDTVDGDYSWKGSFRPPSGTTSRDMTLFKDDDGTAYQISSGSENADLFIYKLTADYTGFDKEVANPWPAHHRESPALFKRDGVYFMLTSGTSGWYPNQQQYATATSITGPWSEMKEVGDATAYGSQTAYVLPVQGSSGTSYLYMGDRWGNSMGGTVNDSQYVWAPLDFPTRTTMSLPWYPQISVDTDAGTVKGVGGGPHYSLAARHSGKCLDVSDDSSADGTAVTQYSCDGGLNQQWRLEDAGDGYVRVLAQHSGKCLDVADESTGDGAFVNQYRCGSGAHQQWRFEERGDGTGDGPGDGPGDGPGGDTYRLVSRHSGKCLDVKDDSTADGARLVQWTCGTGANQQFERAVSTPR; from the coding sequence ATGTTCCGACGCGCCCGCAGACCCTTACTGGCCGCCATCCTGAGCGTGGTGTGGCTGGTTGCCGCCGGCCTCCCGGCGCATGCCGCGCCGGTCACCGTCACCAACGGGACCCAGTTCACGGACACCACGGGAGACGGAGTCCACGCTCACGGCGGTGGAGCCGTCAAAGTGGGTGACTTCTACTACTGGTTCGGCGAGAACCGTCACGCGGACAACACCTTCAAGGCTGTCTCGGTCTACCGCTCCTCCGACCTGAAGACATGGGAGTTCAGGAAGAACGTCCTGACGCAGGAGAGCGATCCGGAGCTCTCCGTCGCCAACATCGAGCGTCCCAAGGTGATTTACAACAGCGAGACCGGCAAGTTCGTCATGTGGATGCACAAGGAGAACGGCAAGGACTACACCGAGTCCCGCACCGCGGTCGCCGTCTCCGACACGGTGGACGGCGACTACAGCTGGAAGGGCAGCTTCCGGCCGCCGAGCGGGACCACGTCCCGTGACATGACGCTGTTCAAGGACGACGACGGCACCGCGTACCAGATCTCGTCCGGCAGCGAGAACGCCGACCTCTTCATCTACAAGCTGACGGCCGACTACACGGGCTTCGACAAGGAGGTCGCCAACCCCTGGCCGGCCCACCACCGCGAGTCCCCGGCGCTGTTCAAGCGGGACGGCGTCTACTTCATGCTGACCTCGGGCACCAGCGGCTGGTACCCCAACCAGCAGCAGTACGCGACCGCCACCAGCATCACCGGTCCCTGGTCGGAGATGAAGGAGGTCGGTGACGCGACCGCGTACGGCTCCCAGACCGCGTACGTCCTTCCCGTGCAAGGCAGTTCGGGCACTTCCTACCTCTACATGGGCGACCGCTGGGGCAACTCCATGGGCGGCACGGTCAACGACTCCCAGTACGTCTGGGCGCCGCTGGACTTCCCGACCAGGACCACCATGAGCCTGCCGTGGTACCCGCAGATCTCCGTCGACACCGACGCCGGAACGGTCAAGGGCGTGGGAGGCGGACCCCACTACAGCCTCGCCGCCCGGCACAGCGGCAAGTGCCTGGACGTCTCCGACGACTCCTCCGCCGACGGGACGGCCGTCACGCAGTACTCCTGCGACGGCGGTCTCAACCAGCAGTGGCGCCTGGAGGACGCGGGCGACGGATACGTACGCGTCCTGGCGCAGCACAGCGGCAAGTGCCTGGACGTGGCGGACGAGTCCACCGGGGACGGGGCCTTCGTGAACCAGTATCGGTGCGGTTCGGGCGCGCACCAGCAGTGGCGCTTCGAGGAGCGCGGAGACGGGACGGGGGACGGGCCGGGGGACGGGCCGGGGGACGGGCCGGGAGGCGACACCTACCGGCTCGTCTCCCGGCACAGCGGCAAGTGCCTCGACGTCAAGGACGACTCCACGGCCGACGGCGCCCGCCTGGTCCAGTGGACCTGTGGCACGGGCGCCAACCAGCAGTTCGAGCGGGCGGTCAGTACCCCGCGGTGA
- a CDS encoding NAD(P)-dependent oxidoreductase → MRITVFGAAGNVGSRVVTEALTRGHEVTAVVRDPARFAELHPDATHRAGDAGVPQRVAELSAGQDLVVNATRPAPGREAEHAAISRALLAGLARVDGVRLLIVGGAGSLTVPGKPGVLAIDDPDYVPTAWRHIAQASNDQFDAVRTADTEVDWTYLSPPALLEPGVRTGTYRLGADELIVDAEGSSAISMEDLAVALMDEAERPKHHRTRFTAGY, encoded by the coding sequence ATGCGCATCACCGTCTTCGGAGCAGCCGGAAACGTCGGCAGCCGCGTCGTCACCGAAGCCCTCACTCGCGGCCACGAGGTCACCGCCGTCGTCCGCGACCCCGCCCGCTTCGCCGAGCTCCACCCGGACGCCACGCACCGCGCCGGTGACGCCGGAGTCCCGCAGCGCGTCGCCGAGTTGAGCGCCGGGCAGGACCTCGTCGTGAACGCCACCAGACCCGCCCCCGGCCGCGAGGCCGAACACGCCGCCATCAGCCGGGCGTTGCTCGCCGGACTCGCCCGCGTCGACGGCGTACGCCTGTTGATCGTCGGCGGGGCCGGGAGCCTGACCGTGCCGGGCAAGCCAGGCGTCCTCGCCATCGATGATCCGGACTACGTCCCCACCGCCTGGCGGCACATCGCCCAGGCCTCCAACGACCAGTTCGACGCCGTCCGCACCGCCGACACCGAGGTCGACTGGACGTATCTGAGCCCGCCCGCCCTGCTTGAGCCGGGCGTGCGCACCGGCACCTACCGGCTCGGCGCCGACGAGCTGATCGTCGACGCCGAGGGCAGTTCCGCCATCTCCATGGAGGATCTGGCGGTGGCGCTCATGGACGAGGCCGAACGCCCCAAGCACCACCGCACCCGCTTCACCGCGGGGTACTGA
- a CDS encoding EamA family transporter translates to MSIISSPRVRTAHRPTSQDRPGPAPRSRALAAAGLAAIGPATWGTTYVTTTELLPPDRPLLAAALRALPAGLILLALTRRLPSGDWWWKAGVLGLLNFGAFFPLLFFGAYHLPGGVASTVSAVMPLLVAGFGVGVLKVRPTRRTLAAGLVGVVGVALLVLRGSASVDLAGIVAMLTATTLMALAVVLSKRWGRPEGVSLLALTGWQLTAGGLVLAPIALGFEGLPDHFTGANLAGYAYLGIIGTAIAYALWFRGIERLPASSVSFLGLTNPVVATLAGLLLLGQTLTLWQVGGLVLVLASVFLGQGRRTARKHS, encoded by the coding sequence ATGTCCATCATCAGCAGCCCGCGCGTCCGCACCGCACACCGGCCGACCAGCCAAGACCGCCCCGGCCCCGCGCCGCGCAGCCGCGCCCTCGCCGCCGCGGGCCTCGCCGCCATCGGCCCCGCCACCTGGGGCACCACCTACGTCACGACCACCGAACTCCTGCCCCCTGACCGCCCCCTCCTCGCCGCGGCCCTGCGCGCGCTGCCCGCCGGGCTCATCCTGCTCGCCCTCACCCGGCGGCTGCCCAGCGGTGACTGGTGGTGGAAGGCGGGGGTTCTCGGGCTGCTCAACTTCGGGGCCTTCTTCCCCCTCCTCTTCTTCGGCGCCTACCACCTGCCCGGCGGCGTCGCCTCGACCGTCAGCGCCGTCATGCCGCTGCTCGTCGCCGGCTTCGGGGTCGGCGTGCTGAAGGTGCGGCCCACGCGTCGGACCCTGGCCGCCGGGCTCGTCGGGGTCGTCGGCGTCGCGCTTCTCGTGCTGCGCGGCAGCGCATCCGTCGACCTCGCGGGGATCGTGGCCATGCTGACCGCCACCACCCTGATGGCCCTCGCCGTCGTACTCAGCAAGCGCTGGGGACGGCCCGAAGGTGTCTCCCTGCTCGCCCTCACCGGGTGGCAACTCACCGCAGGCGGGCTTGTGTTGGCCCCCATCGCCCTCGGCTTCGAAGGCCTCCCCGACCACTTCACCGGCGCCAACCTCGCCGGATACGCCTACCTCGGCATCATCGGCACCGCCATCGCGTACGCCCTCTGGTTCCGCGGCATCGAGCGGCTGCCCGCCTCGTCCGTGTCGTTCCTCGGGCTCACCAACCCCGTCGTCGCCACCCTCGCCGGACTGCTCCTCCTGGGGCAGACCCTCACCCTCTGGCAGGTGGGCGGGCTGGTCCTCGTCCTGGCGAGCGTCTTCCTCGGGCAAGGCCGCCGCACCGCCCGCAAGCATTCGTAG
- a CDS encoding MarR family winged helix-turn-helix transcriptional regulator has translation MTDPKVAPTAATATATAAATAADAEADAIDELRAQWHRERPDMDAAGLDAMALVGRIKRADHLLSKGMKPIFAEHGLEFAEFDVLATLRRVGAPHELTAGGLLKSAMVTSGAITNRLDKLERKGFIERHPDPADRRAIKVRLTEAGLELVDRAVVDHVANEERMVAALTTEDRLALDGALRRLLVSLGDTHLG, from the coding sequence ATGACCGACCCCAAGGTGGCGCCGACTGCGGCGACGGCGACGGCGACGGCGGCGGCGACTGCGGCGGACGCCGAGGCCGACGCCATCGACGAGCTGCGCGCCCAGTGGCACCGCGAGCGCCCGGACATGGACGCGGCGGGCCTGGACGCGATGGCCCTGGTGGGCCGCATCAAACGGGCGGACCACCTGCTGAGCAAGGGAATGAAGCCGATCTTCGCCGAACACGGCCTGGAATTCGCGGAGTTCGACGTCCTAGCGACCCTCCGGCGGGTGGGCGCCCCGCACGAACTGACGGCGGGCGGCCTCCTGAAGTCGGCGATGGTGACGTCAGGCGCGATCACCAACCGCCTGGACAAGCTGGAACGCAAGGGCTTCATCGAACGCCACCCGGACCCGGCGGACCGCCGCGCGATCAAGGTCCGCCTGACGGAGGCGGGTCTGGAGCTGGTGGACCGGGCGGTGGTGGATCACGTGGCGAACGAGGAGCGGATGGTGGCGGCTTTGACGACCGAGGATCGGCTGGCGCTGGATGGGGCGTTGCGGCGGTTGTTGGTTTCGTTGGGGGATACGCATCTGGGGTGA
- a CDS encoding cupin domain-containing protein, with the protein MGPEDGELHEPEQACGDRFLIDSREQGGRFALVEHRLPPRVLAAPVHKHSREDEFSFILEGSVGARFGAEEVLAGPGDLVFKPRDEWHTFWNAGDTPARLLEIISPGGLEELFRWFDQQSEELSPEVIQRKAGLYGCSTDMEATMALVTKHGLIF; encoded by the coding sequence GTGGGGCCGGAAGACGGCGAGCTCCATGAGCCGGAGCAGGCGTGCGGGGACCGGTTCCTGATCGACAGCCGTGAGCAGGGTGGCCGCTTCGCGCTCGTCGAGCACCGTCTGCCGCCGAGGGTTCTCGCCGCACCGGTGCACAAGCACTCCCGCGAGGACGAGTTCAGCTTCATCCTCGAAGGCTCGGTCGGCGCGAGGTTCGGTGCCGAGGAAGTCCTGGCCGGGCCCGGCGATCTCGTGTTCAAGCCGCGCGACGAGTGGCACACGTTCTGGAACGCCGGTGACACCCCGGCCCGGTTGCTCGAGATCATCTCTCCAGGGGGCCTGGAGGAACTGTTCCGGTGGTTCGACCAGCAGAGCGAGGAGTTGAGCCCGGAGGTCATTCAGCGGAAGGCGGGGCTCTACGGCTGCTCGACGGACATGGAAGCAACCATGGCCCTCGTGACAAAGCACGGGCTCATCTTCTAG
- a CDS encoding nitrate/nitrite transporter, which yields MWIQRWDPEDVKFWEEEGGERVARRNLVFSILSEHIGFSIWTLWSVMVLFMGPEYGIDPAGKFFLVSMATLVGAVARVPYTFAVARFGGRNWTIIAAGVLLVPTVAAFVVMEPGTSYTTFMVCALLTGVGGGNFASSMTNINSFFPLRKKGWALGLNAGGGNIGVPVVQLAGLAVIGAGGGPRVLLGIYIPLIFVSALCAVLFMDNLATVKNDTGAAKEAVRDAHTWIMAFLYVGTFGSFIGYSFAFGLVLQTQFGRTPLQAAAVTFIGPLLGSLIRPVGGRLADRFGGARITLWNFVGMGAATTVVVVASMRESLALFVAAFVVLFVLTGLGNGSTYKMIPGIFQAKALQKGLSGEAAAAYGRRLSGASMGLIGAVGALGGLGINLAFRQSFQTVGSGTGAFVAFLAFYAACFCVTWAVYLRRPAAVPDSGQTADAETKPQLTYAQV from the coding sequence ATGTGGATCCAACGGTGGGACCCGGAAGACGTGAAGTTCTGGGAGGAGGAGGGAGGCGAGCGGGTCGCCCGGCGGAATCTGGTGTTCTCGATCCTCTCGGAGCACATCGGGTTCTCCATCTGGACCCTGTGGTCCGTGATGGTGCTCTTCATGGGGCCCGAGTACGGGATCGATCCCGCAGGGAAGTTCTTCCTCGTGTCGATGGCCACCCTCGTCGGGGCCGTCGCCCGCGTCCCGTACACCTTCGCCGTCGCCCGCTTCGGCGGGCGCAACTGGACGATCATCGCGGCCGGCGTGCTCCTCGTACCGACCGTCGCGGCCTTCGTCGTCATGGAGCCCGGGACCTCCTACACCACCTTCATGGTGTGCGCCCTGCTCACCGGCGTCGGCGGCGGCAACTTCGCCTCCAGCATGACCAACATCAATTCCTTCTTCCCGCTGAGGAAGAAGGGGTGGGCGCTCGGGCTCAACGCGGGCGGCGGCAACATCGGCGTACCCGTCGTGCAGCTCGCCGGGCTCGCGGTCATCGGGGCCGGCGGCGGGCCCCGCGTGCTCCTGGGGATCTACATCCCCCTCATCTTCGTCTCCGCCCTCTGCGCCGTGCTCTTCATGGACAACCTCGCCACCGTGAAGAACGACACCGGCGCCGCGAAGGAGGCCGTCCGGGACGCCCATACCTGGATCATGGCTTTCCTGTACGTGGGGACCTTCGGGTCCTTCATCGGGTACAGCTTCGCGTTCGGGCTCGTGCTTCAGACCCAGTTCGGCCGTACGCCGCTCCAGGCCGCCGCCGTCACCTTCATCGGGCCGCTGCTCGGCTCGCTGATCCGGCCCGTGGGCGGGCGGCTCGCCGACCGGTTCGGCGGGGCCCGCATCACACTGTGGAACTTCGTCGGGATGGGCGCGGCCACCACCGTGGTCGTCGTCGCCTCCATGCGGGAGTCGCTCGCCCTCTTCGTCGCCGCCTTTGTCGTGCTGTTCGTGCTCACCGGGCTCGGCAACGGGTCCACGTACAAGATGATCCCCGGGATCTTCCAGGCCAAGGCCCTCCAGAAGGGGCTCAGCGGGGAAGCCGCCGCGGCCTACGGGCGGCGGCTGTCCGGGGCGTCCATGGGGCTCATCGGCGCCGTCGGCGCGCTCGGCGGGCTCGGGATCAACCTCGCCTTCCGGCAGTCCTTCCAGACCGTGGGGTCGGGGACCGGCGCCTTCGTCGCCTTCCTGGCCTTCTACGCGGCGTGCTTCTGCGTCACGTGGGCCGTATACCTTCGCCGCCCCGCGGCCGTCCCGGACTCCGGGCAGACCGCGGACGCGGAGACGAAGCCCCAGCTCACGTACGCACAGGTGTGA